Below is a genomic region from Thermodesulfobacteriota bacterium.
AGGAAGGAACTGGCCACGACTGGTGGCATACTCACCGGGTGAGAAATACCGCCCTCTTCATAGCAAAGCGTGAGGGTGGAGATTTATTCATTGTGGAACTGGGAGCTCTCCTTCATGATATAGCCGATTACAAGTTTCACCGTGGCAATTCAAAAGTTGGTCCTTGGATGGCCTCGGAATGGCTTAGGTCTCTCGGTGCAGACGAGGAAACAATTAGCCACATCGGGCATATCATTAGGGAGGTCTCGTTTAAGGGGTCAGGAGTTAAATCCAGGATGCGAACGCTTGAGGGAAAAATCATTCAAGATGCGGACAGGCTTGATGCGATTGGCGCTATAGGGATTGCAAGGGCATTTGCCTATGGCGGATACAGGGGGAAACAATTGATATATGACCCCAATGGACGGGTCAAGAAACACTCAAGCTTCTACCAGTACAAACGCAGACCGGCTGCTTCCACTATCCATCATTTCTACGAGAAACTCCTTCTGTTAAAAGACCTTATGAATACCGAAACCGGAAGGAAACTAGCCCAGCGGCGTCATGCGTTCATGGAGAAGTACTTAAAGCAATTCTTTAATGAATGGGAGGGAAAGAAATAATGGTTCGATTTCATCATCACCAGTTAAAATCCGACCCGTTGGATGAAAACGCAGTCAGGACGTTTCAGACCCAATGGAATATCTATAGAAAGCTCGTGGATAACAACTATTTATCGCATCGGGAAGCATACGGTACCTTACACATCATTCTTAGCGATAAGATTAATTATCCTTTCAGCATTATAGACTTAGCCTGCGGCGACGCTCATAATACGGTTGAATGTCTTGGCGGGACGAAAGTGAATCATTACATCGGTATCGATTTATCCGAGGCGGCTCTGGAATTAGCCGAGCAGGCGGTTGATCGCTTGAACTGTAGAGTGGAATTGGAGGAGGCAGACTTTGTAAATTTTGAGGAGGTGCTTGACCAACCGGTTGATGTAATATGGATAGGCCTTTCCCTTCATCATCTTAGCGTTGCGGACAAGGCCAGGTTTATGGCTAAAGCAAGGAACGCCCTCAATAACGGAGGTCTCTTCCTGATCTATGAGCCTACTGGCTTGGAAGATGAAGATCGTCTTGGATATGTCAAACGGTTTGAGCAGATAAACGAAAAACTCTGGACTGCTCTAGCTCCGGAAGAGTGGGACGCTATTATAAAGCACGTGAGCGATTGTGATATTCCGGAGACTGTTTCTACCTGGGTTAAACTGGGACGGGAAGCAGGATTCATTCATTGCCAGGAGATGTTTCGCGACCCCACCGGTCTTTATTCGCTATTTCAATACCAAAAGGGTGATTAAGCTTGGACCGTCGTCCAGTCACTAAATCCCTCTTCCGGTCAGTGGATGAGAGTCCGCTCATGCTGAGCCTGTCGAAGCATGCACAACTGAAAAAAAATAGGGCTCTCCGACAGACCAGTTGTAGGGCTTGTTCCGACGGCTCGGAACGGGCGGATTGTTGAACCTGTAATTTCACTGCCTTAATCCTGCTACAAGTTTTACTTGCCTCTTTAACTCTTCTTTGGTAAGGGTGTAAATATCTAGAACCTTATTCGTAAAAACCAACCCTATATTATCAATGATTATTTTATCGCTTCCTTTTATCCAGTAAACGCAGACGATCAACTCAAAATTATTCGGGTCCTGGAACATGATGGAAACGTATCTATCGATGCCCGATATGAGAGGAACGTCGGAGACGATTTTAACCTCGATTGTGCCGAGATTATTGTACTCTTCGATTAGCTCCAGGAGGGCGGGTTCGATGACTGTCTCAAAGACCTCATTTGCTTTCTCGGTTAATTGCCATTCCAACTGGTCGCTCAAGATGATCTCCCCGGAGCTGATGCCTTTTCGGGAAATTTGCAAAGAGTTTAGCCTTATCTACAAGAACAGACAAGAATATCTATTCTACCGGTCGGATGTTTTGTCTGATTTTTATAAACCATTTTAGGGGCAGCTTAACGGCTCTTTGCATTCAATTGAAAATAGATATAAGCAGTTGAATTTCAAGCGCTTTGCTACGGGCGGCCCGCACTGAATACGATTTATGTAGGAACACGCCGCGGTGTGTTCCTACCCGGATTTTTTTCTCAATTAAGCCAAGTCTATAGCGTGCTTTTTCAGGTCCTCCAAAGATACTACTTCCAAGGCCGATTCATGCGTTGCGGCCAAAATAACCGGTGGGGCAACGCCCGCATCTAATGCTTCCTTCCAGCGGAGCGCGCATAAACACCACCTATCCCCGGACTTTA
It encodes:
- a CDS encoding HD domain-containing protein, which produces MNKKLILRKTERYVRDKLGKEGTGHDWWHTHRVRNTALFIAKREGGDLFIVELGALLHDIADYKFHRGNSKVGPWMASEWLRSLGADEETISHIGHIIREVSFKGSGVKSRMRTLEGKIIQDADRLDAIGAIGIARAFAYGGYRGKQLIYDPNGRVKKHSSFYQYKRRPAASTIHHFYEKLLLLKDLMNTETGRKLAQRRHAFMEKYLKQFFNEWEGKK
- a CDS encoding class I SAM-dependent methyltransferase, with amino-acid sequence MVRFHHHQLKSDPLDENAVRTFQTQWNIYRKLVDNNYLSHREAYGTLHIILSDKINYPFSIIDLACGDAHNTVECLGGTKVNHYIGIDLSEAALELAEQAVDRLNCRVELEEADFVNFEEVLDQPVDVIWIGLSLHHLSVADKARFMAKARNALNNGGLFLIYEPTGLEDEDRLGYVKRFEQINEKLWTALAPEEWDAIIKHVSDCDIPETVSTWVKLGREAGFIHCQEMFRDPTGLYSLFQYQKGD